The Dyadobacter sp. 676 DNA window GTACGGGCGGCCCGTGGACGTAACTGTTATGGACGACGGTTCGCTGCTCGTGAACGACGACTCGGGGAACGTCATCTGGCGGGTGAGTGCGAAATAGAAACGGCTGTCCGATCGAAAGTTTTTCCGATTTTATTTGCAAAAATATACCAATCAGTATATTTTTGTCTTGTGAATCCGTTCACCGATTTGCCGGGCGAAAGCACCGGTTTTAATTTTCTTTAATAAAATACCGATTGGTATATTTAAACTGGAATAACAATGAAAACAACCGGAAATACCATCCTGATCACCGGCGGAAGTGCCGGCATCGGATTCGAGTTTGCAAAAGCATTTTCTGCAAAAGGAAACCACGTAATTATCACCGGCCGTAACGAAGAGCGGCTGCGGAACGCCGCGGCGCAGCTCGGCAATGTGACTCCGATCGTTTACGACGTCATCGACAGGGACGCGACCGACCAACTTGTAGCGCGTCTCGAAACCGAATTCCCTGAATTGAATGTTGTGATCAACAACGCAGGCAAGGCGTCCTACTATCTGCTCGACGGGGAAGAAGACGCCGCCGCGCTGGCCGGGGAAGAGATCCTGACCAACTACCTTGCCATTATCCGTTTGAACCAGAAACTTCTGCCGTTGCTCAAAAAAGCGGACGAGGCTGCCATCGTAACGGTTTCCAGCATTGCCGGGCTTGTGCCGAACCACCGGCTTCCTACCTATGCCGCAAGTAAAGCCGCGTTGCATTCCTACACGCAGTCGCTTCGTATTACGCTGGGCAAATCCACTAATATCAAAGTATTCGAAATCCTGCCTCCATTGGTCGATACCGAGTTTTCGGCCGAAATAGGCGGCGCTACAAACGGTATTCCCCCGAAACAGGTAGCCGACGACCTGGTGACAGCATTCGAAAGCAACACCTATGAAGTGCTCACAGGACGTACCGCCGATGTTTTCAGCCTCTTCCTGAGTTCACCGACAGCCGCATTGCAGGCCATGAACCCCGGTGTGGATCTTCAACCGGCTTAATAACAAGTAACCTCGAACCTATAAAATCGCTACCGAAATGAGACAACGGATCGCATTTGCCATGATCATGGGGATCGTCACGACGGGGATAATTTCCTTTACTTTGATTTCCCTAAATATTGGATTTGTTGCCAATTTTTTGGTGATTTGGCTCAAATCTTGGAGCTTGTCCTACCTGATCGTCATCCCGGCAATCCTGCTGATTGGTCCGAGGGTGCAGAGACTGGTCGATGACATCTTCAAAGATACACTGACTCAGGAGGTTGATTGACGATCGCCTTCCGACGTCCCGGATCAACTAATCAAACTTTATGAAAAGAGTAGTAGTGACTGGCCTGGGGGGTTATTTCCCCGCTGGGGAACTCTGTGGATGAGTTCTGGCAAAATATTGTAAATGGTAAGAGCGGTGCTGCTACCATTACGAAAATGGACGTTTCCAAATTCAAAACACAATTCGGTTGCGAAGTGAAGAATTTCAATCCCGAAGACTATATCGAGAAAAAGGAAATCAAGAAGTACGATCTGCACACCCAATACGCGATCGCGGCGTCGGACACAGCTATTAAAGACGCGGGATTGGATTTTGCGAACATCGATATGGAAGAACGCTACGATATGGGGGTCATCTGGGCGACTGGAAATGGCGGAATGGGGACCTTCGAAGACCAGTTGCTGGAATTCCATGCGTCGGGAGGCGTTCCCCGTTTCAATCCGTTCTTTATTCCCAAAATGATCGTGGACATTGCGGCGGGCGTGATTTCGATCCGTCACAAGCTCCACGGGCCTAA harbors:
- a CDS encoding SDR family NAD(P)-dependent oxidoreductase, with the protein product MKTTGNTILITGGSAGIGFEFAKAFSAKGNHVIITGRNEERLRNAAAQLGNVTPIVYDVIDRDATDQLVARLETEFPELNVVINNAGKASYYLLDGEEDAAALAGEEILTNYLAIIRLNQKLLPLLKKADEAAIVTVSSIAGLVPNHRLPTYAASKAALHSYTQSLRITLGKSTNIKVFEILPPLVDTEFSAEIGGATNGIPPKQVADDLVTAFESNTYEVLTGRTADVFSLFLSSPTAALQAMNPGVDLQPA
- a CDS encoding DUF2798 domain-containing protein → MRQRIAFAMIMGIVTTGIISFTLISLNIGFVANFLVIWLKSWSLSYLIVIPAILLIGPRVQRLVDDIFKDTLTQEVD